In a single window of the Littorina saxatilis isolate snail1 linkage group LG5, US_GU_Lsax_2.0, whole genome shotgun sequence genome:
- the LOC138966080 gene encoding cholesterol 25-hydroxylase-like: MPPRTPTTQGRVLRSTTRKAEAEVLDNTAAAAILDPKNHHLFEKDVQQGSIIKSATAAPVIVPDQRFVWSVRLSLVLLAITSYMFADVIQGWIDVLWQYLLGTWWFRSVYFETVWATTTYAYLIPLYPYAMHYMSFLNCYKVDKSTTYIHQTLPDLLLEGVVYMTPLALMDTFMVKRYCGADPNEWTVKAQDWIQTTRALPLDPPSVWQLFYQVVGGVIIYDVLFFFLHLTLHKFRPLYVWFHATHHDHDIMHAHVTNQLSVGERVALILAANQALKILSSHPMSRAVFVPVFLWLLIENHAGYDLPWGLQHLVPGGLWGGPRVHFAHHMHGSRHYQPFMTFMDAALEWWEGRSGPKKECHCCSGKKL; the protein is encoded by the exons ATGCCACCTCGAACACCGACCACCCAGGGCCGGGTGCTGCGCAGCACCACCAgaaaagcagaagcagaagtcCTCGATAACACCGCAGCAGCAGCAATCCTAGACCCCAAAAATCATCATCTCTTCGAAAAGGACGTCCAGCAAGGCAGCATCATAAAATCTGCCACCGCTGCACCAGTGATAGTGCCTGATCAAAGATTCGTATGGAGTGTGCGACTGTCTTTAGTGCTTTTGGCCATCACTTCTTACATGTTTGCTGACGTTATACAGGGGTGGATAGACGTCCTGTGGCAGTATTTGTTGGGAACCTGGTGGTTCCGGAGCGTGTACTTTGAGACTGTGTGGGCCACAACCACCTACGCCTACCTCATCCCACTGTATCCGTACGCTATGCACTATATGTCATTCCTGAATTGCTACAAAGTGGATAAATCGACCACCTACATACATCAG ACACTACCAGACCTACTCCTAGAGGGCGTGGTATACATGACGCCACTGGCCCTGATGGACACCTTCATGGTCAAGCGCTACTGCGGGGCTGACCCCAACGAGTGGACGGTCAAGGCTCAGGACTGGATACAGACCACCAGAGCGCTGCCTTTAGACCCACCGTCTGTGTGGCAGCTATTTTATcag GTTGTAGGGGGTGTGATTATCTACGATGTCCTGTTCTTCTTCCTGCACCTGACGCTTCACAAGTTCCGCCCCCTGTACGTCTGGTTCCACGCCACGCACCACGACCATGACATCATGCACGCCCACGTCACAAACCAGCTGTCTGTGGGAGAGAGAGTTGCGCTTATTCTCGCCGCTAACCAGGCTCTCAAAATTCTGTCCAG CCATCCGATGTCCCGCGCCGTGTTTGTGCCAGTGTTCCTCTGGCTGTTGATAGAGAACCATGCAGGCTACGACCTGCCCTGGGGTCTCCAGCATCTAGTACCGGGGGGGCTGTGGGGGGGGCCGCGCGTCCACTTTGCCCACCACATGCATGGCTCGCGCCACTACCAGCCCTTCATGACCTTCATGGACGCAGCGTTGGAGTGGTGGGAGGGCCGGAGTGGCCCCAAGAAGGAGTGCCACTGTTGTTCTGGCAAAAAGCTTTGA